In Podospora pseudopauciseta strain CBS 411.78 chromosome 3, whole genome shotgun sequence, one genomic interval encodes:
- a CDS encoding hypothetical protein (COG:S; EggNog:ENOG503NYP9) produces MSDSETTPFLAALSSPKAADPDARVMDEQSESTPLLSSSATRRYDGEDDDVRDETASVAAGETDAVSVKPTKDRSIPKPSLIAVIVLSLFALGIMIGAFFVPAAVEEYAKQAIVLEPTNLSLVSITTDGVRARIQANFRLDAQRVENEHVRRVGKAATWLVGSIGTEDTRINVYLPDYDNILLGSAAVPSMDVSIANGQNNAVDFVADLIPGDAEGIRTIANEWLEGRLDTVRVLGKADIQLRAGMIPLGTHSIAESLTFEGQSLYRTFASLYFGEKSLF; encoded by the coding sequence ATGTCAGACTCGGAAACGACGCCATTTCTGGCTGCGTTGAGCAGTCCGAAAGCCGCCGATCCCGATGCGCGAGTGATGGACGAACAATCAGAATCAACACCTTTATTATCGTCAAGCGCAACTCGGCGCTacgatggcgaggatgatgacgtACGAGACGAGACAGcatctgttgctgctggcgagACGGACGCCGTCTCGGTCAAACCGACAAAAGACAGATCGATACCGAAGCCTTCACTGATCGCTGTGATTGTACTGTCACTCTTTGCGCTTGGGATTATGATTGGGGCTTTCTTTGTGCCCGCCGCGGTGGAGGAGTACGCCAAACAAGCGATTGTTCTTGAACCGACGAATCTGTCGCTGGTGTCCATCACGACCGACGGTGTACGGGCCAGAATCCAGGCGAATTTCCGCCTTGATGCGCAGCGTGTGGAAAACGAACATGTTAGACGGGTGGGCAAGGCTGCTACATGGCTGGTTGGAAGTATCGGGACGGAGGATACCAGGATCAATGTCTACCTGCCAGACTATGACAACATCTTGCTGGGAAGTGCGGCAGTCCCTTCGATGGATGTTAGTATCGCCAACGGCCAGAACAACGCGGTGGACTTTGTTGCCGATCTCATCCCGGGCGACGCTGAGGGTATCCGAACGATTGCCAATGAGTGGTTGGAAGGAAGGCTGGATACGGTTCGGGTGCTGGGAAAGGCTGATATTCAGCTGAGGGCGGGAATGATTCCTCTCGGAACGCACTCTATTGCTGAGTCGTTGACATTTGAAGGTCAATCCCTCTACCGCACTTTCGCTTCGTTGTACTTTGGAGAGAAGTCTCTCTTTTGA
- the ARG3 gene encoding ornithine carbamoyltransferase (EggNog:ENOG503NVQB; BUSCO:EOG09263POH; COG:E), whose protein sequence is MMHRAGFRTLKTTMAHLQTRSLSSAASGSQPRHLMSIGDLTPAEFTRLVLNASSHKKAVKDAFAAGQTPPKPLHGAMTGKTVAMMFSKRSTRTRVSTEAAVQLMGGHPMFLGKDDIQLGVNESLHDTSVVISSMTSCMVARVGPHSDVTGLAASSSVPVINALSSDFHPLQTIADFQTIHESLSSTPSSSSLGLEGLKIAWVGDSNNVLFDLAIASVKMGVHISVASPTGYGIPPNIKSIILSAAQGVPNPGTLTETTIPEEAIKDADILVTDTWVSMGQEEEAKKRLEAFRGYQITHELAKRGGAKPNWKFMHCLPRHPEEVDDAVFYDESRSLVFPEAENRLWAAVAALEAFVVNKGKIL, encoded by the exons ATGATGCATCGTGCTGGCTTCCGCACACTGAAAACAACAATGGCTCACCTCCAGActcgctccctctcctctgcTGCCTCCGGGTCGCAGCCCAGGCATCTCATGTCCATCGGCGACCTCACCCCAGCCGAGTTCACCAGACTAGTCCTCAACGCCTCTTCTCACAAAAAGGCCGTCAAAGATGCCTTCGCCGCCGGCCAgacaccaccaaaacccctCCACGGCGCTATGACAGGCAAGACCGTCGCCATGATGTTCTCCAAGCGCAGCACCAGAACCCGCGTATCAACAGAAGCCGCCGTCCAGCTCATGGGCGGCCACCCAATGTTCCTAGGCAAGGATGACATCCAGCTCGGC GTCAACGAATCCCTCCACGACACCTCAGTAGTAATCTCCTCCATGACCTCCTGCATGGTCGCCCGCGTAGGCCCTCACTCAGACGTGACCGGCCtagcagcctcctcctcggtcccCGTGATcaacgccctctcctccgacttccacccccttcaaACCATCGCCGACTTCCAAACCATCCACGagtccctctcctccaccccctcctcctcctccctcggcctcgaagGTCTCAAAATCGCCTGGGTAGGCGACAGCAACAATGTCCTCTTCGACCTCGCCATCGCCTCGGTCAAAATGGGCGTCCACATCTCCGTCGCCTCCCCGACCGGCTACggcatcccccccaacatcaaatccatcatcctctccgccgcccaAGGCGTCCCCAACCCAGGCACCTTGACCGAAACGACCATCCCTGAAGAGGCGATCAAGGACGCGGATATCTTGGTCACGGACACGTGGGTGAGCAtggggcaggaggaggaggcgaagaagaggttggaggcgTTCAGGGGGTATCAAATCACCCATGAGCTCGCCAAGCGCGGGGGGGCGAAGCCGAACTGGAAGTTTATGCACTGCTTGCCTAGGCATCccgaggaggtggacgatgCTGTTTTTTATGACGAGAGCAGGAGTTTGGTGTTTCCAGAGGCCGAGAATAGGCTTTGGGCTGCGGTTG CTGCCCTCGAGGCGTTTGTGGTCAACAAGGGAAAGATTCTCTGA
- the ILV6 gene encoding acetolactate synthase, regulatory subunit (EggNog:ENOG503NUVU; COG:E; BUSCO:EOG09263MGE): MASRCLFAPSKRIATQARAGLLAQTAVRHSSGKSSSTSAIAYKANRRRQAPLPISDQPPSWSAQAAVSNILYETPTPSVAPPKRHVLNCLVQNEPGVLSRVSGILAARGFNIDSLVVCNTEVEDLSRMTIVLTGQDGVVEQARRQLEDLVPVWAVLDYTNSALVQRELLLAKINILGPEYFEELLAHHREITAPAEAAEAAPAASEPSLEEVSQDFHPSRLVVSEALRHKHEHLKNITYFAHQFGGKVLDISTNSCIVEISAKPERIDSFLKLIAPFGILESARTGLMALPRSPLYGPDEQDQHVKDADEVVDASTLPPG, translated from the exons ATGGCCTCCCGCTGCCTCTTCGCTCCCTCCAAGAGGATAGCGACGCAGGCCCGTGCCGGCCTCCTGGCGCAAACCGCCGTCAGGCACAGCTCCGGCAAgagctcctccacctcggccatTGCCTACAAAGCCAACCGTCGCCGGCAGgcacccctccccatcagcgACCAGCCCCCCTCGTGGTCAGCCCAAGCAGCCGTGTCCAACATCCTCTACGAgacccccaccccctccgtcGCCCCTCCGAAGCGCCATGTCCTCAACTGCCTCGTCCAAAACGAGCCCGGCGTCCTCTCCCGCGTTTCCGGCATTCTCGCCGCCCGCGGCTTCAACATCGACTCCCTTGTCGTCTGCAACACCGAAGTAGAGGACCTCTCCCGCATGACCATCGTGCTTACCGGGCAAGACGGCGTCGTCGAGCAGGCCCGTCGCCAACTCGAGGATCTCGTCCCCGTATGGGCCGTTCTGGACTACACAAACTCTGCTCTCGTCCAGCGCGAGCTTCTCCTCGCCAAGATCAACATTCTTGGTCCCGAGTACTTTGAGGAGCTCCTCGCCCACCACAGGGAGATCACGGCTCCTGCTgaggctgccgaggcggCCCCTGCTGCTTCTGAGCCTagcttggaggaggtgtcGCAGGATTTCCACCCTAGCAGGCTGGTTGTCAGCGAGGCTCTGCGCCACAAGCATGAGCATCTCAAGAATATCACTTATTTTGCTCATCAGTTTGGCGGAAAGGTTCTCGATATTAGCACTAACAGCTGCATTGTTGAGAT TTCCGCTAAGCCCGAGAGAATCGACTCCTTCCTCAAGCTCATCGCTCCCTTTGGCATTCTCGAGTCCGCCCGCACCGGTCTGATGGCCCTGCCTAGATCACCCCTCTACGGTCCTGATGAGCAGGATCAGCACGTCAAGGACGCTGACGAGGTTGTCGAtgccagcaccctcccccctgGTTAA
- a CDS encoding hypothetical protein (COG:A; EggNog:ENOG503NWEG) yields the protein MDGRSTKRSRFDQTEPEPRRPSRFDRRSRSPPGRKPDSDRERERSPLSRPRDVPTGPKSPVDPAAAAAAAAAKINAQLQARKGIQHVDVPPVRSASSGKEGSAGPALNGEVYVADGDFIKDIEVNDLRNRYLLTKGSTQKMIKDETGADVTTRGSYFPDKSMATPANPPLYLHVTSTTKEGLDKAVAKIEELMKQELPQLVDERRFQRRHNPEQPPVERDEFGRRKWPEEKIAITLESVPGFNLRAQVVGHGGAYVKHIQSETGCRVQIKGRGSGYIESSTGRESEEDMYLHVAGPDPLMVKKAKELCEDLLDNVKQEYEAFKSRPPPQRHYNGGGGGGGYGGGRGGGDSFHGQSYNRDSHSHHNSSHSQSHSYSNSPAPPAASSSASPAPAASTPTATNPADYAAQYAQYMQYYGSAAAGADPYAAYGGYEAYMRMYQQWMASQPQQAPAAPGASASPPPPPPSDAAPPPPPPSSAPPPPPPGGPPGTSGGMYSAQPPPPGL from the exons ATGGACGGACGTAGCACGAAGCGGTCTCGCTTTGACCAGACCGAGCCGGAGCCTCGCCGTCCCTCGAGATTCGACCGTCGATCCCGTTCGCCGCCGGGGCGCAAGCCCGACTCGGATCGCGAACGTGAGCGCAGCCCTCTTTCTCGGCCTCGCGACGTGCCTACCGGTCCCAAGTCCCCAGTTGatcccgctgctgctgccg ccgccgccgctgccaagaTCAACGCTCAGCTACAGGCCCGCAAGGGCATCCAACATGTCGATGTCCCACCCGTCCGGTCCGCGTCGTCCGGCAAAGAAGGAAGCGCCGGACCTGCCCTCAACGGGGAGGTGTATGTTGCCGATGGCGACTTTATCAAGGACATCGAAGTGAACGATCTGCGCAACCGCTACCTTCTGACCAAAGGCTCGACCCAGAAAATG ATTAAAGATGAAACTGGTGCCG ATGTCACCACTCGCGGAAGCTACTTTCCCGACAAGTCGATGGCCACGCCGGCGAACCCTCCTCTCTACCTCCACGTAACGTCCACGACCAAGGAAGGCTTGGACAAGGCAGTGGCCAAGATCGAGGAGTTGATGAAGCAGGAACTCCCCCAACTTGTCGATGAGCGCCGCTTTCAGCGCCGCCACAACCCCGAGCAGCCGCCGGTCGAGCGTGACGAGTTTGGCCGA CGCAAATGGCCCGAGGAGAAGATAGCAATCACGCTCGAGTCGGTCCCAGGTTTCAACCTGCGCGCTCAGGTTGTTGGACACGGTGGCGCATACGTCAAGCATATCCAGTCGGAAACTGGGTGCCGTGTTCAGATCAAGGGCCGCGGGTCCGGATACATCGAATCCTCCACGGGCCGTGAAAGCGAAGAGGACATGTACCTCCATGTTGCCGGCCCCGATCCGCTCATGGTCAAGAAAGCAAAGGAGCTCTGCGAGGATCTGTTGGACAACGTAAAGCAGGAGTACGAAGCATTCAAGAgtcggcctcctccccagcgaCATTACAacggcggaggtggtggtggtggctacGGCGGCGGTCGAGGTGGTGGCGATTCATTCCATGGTCAATCATACAACCGCGACAGTCACAGTCACCATAacagcagccacagccaaAGTCATAGTTACAGCAActcccctgcccctccggcagcctcttcttcggcATCTCCTGCACCAGCGGCCAGCACTCCCACAGCAACGAACCCGGCTGACTACGCCGCTCAGTACGCGCAATACATGCAGTACTACGGCAGCGCGGCAGCTGGTGCTGATCCGTACGCGGCGTATGGAGGGTATGAAGCGTACATGCGAATGTACCAGCAATGGATGGCAAGCCAACCACAGCAAGCCCCCGCTGCCCCAGGTGCATCtgcatctccccctcctcctccaccaagcgATGCGGcgcctcccccaccgcctccttcctcggctcctccccctcccccaccaggAGGACCCCCAGGCACCTCTGGTGGGATGTACAGCGCG caacctccacctccgggGCTCTAA
- a CDS encoding hypothetical protein (COG:S; EggNog:ENOG503P1AA), which produces MSHQRHFSDAAVKEPHSVSLKVLRLTRPSLVSQYPLSPPLSSSSSITPPPPLPASLSYSPSSTNPTPFLLSPILALPPSFGSAYVGTTFSCTLCANHDIPPPIDGGPPLSVKTIRDVKIEAEMKTPSSPTLIPLLPPGNDEGTDLSPGGTLQKIVSFDLREEGAHTLVVQVSYYEATSTSGRARMFRKLYQFVCKGLLVVRTKTSALGLGKQGNRRWVLEAQIENSGGGGETGDGGGEVVFMEEIGLELEKGLRGRDLNFWGRGRGREKVVLRAGEGEEVVFVVEEEGEWDGKEEEEGRRVFGVLQIGWRGEGGGRGSLATGRLGTRVLRPREGGAVSKV; this is translated from the exons ATGAGTCACCAGCGTCACTTTTCCGACGCGGCGGTCAAGGAGCCTCACTCGGTGTCCCTCAAGGTTCTCCG TCTGACCCGACCATCTCTCGTATCTCAATACCCCCTCTCACCACCtctgtcctcctcctcctccattacgccccctcctccccttcccgccTCGCTATCttactccccctccagcaccaacccGACCCCTTTCTTACTCTcccccatcctcgccctccccccaagctTCGGCTCGGCATATGTTGGGACAACCTTTTCTTGCACCCTCTGCGCGAATCATgacatccccccccccatcgACGGCGGTCCCCCCCTGTCGGTGAAGACGATCCGGGATGTCAAGATCGAAGCAGAGATGAAGACGCCTTCCTCTCCTACCCTCATCCCGCTGCTACCCCCCGGGAATGACGAGGGAACAGATCTCAGCCCGGGTGGGACACTCCAAAAGATTGTGAGTTTTGATCtacgggaggagggggcgcaCACGTTGGTGGTGCAGGTTAGTTACTACGAGGCTACGTCGACGAGcgggagggcgaggatgttTAGGAAGTTGTATCAGTTTGTTTGcaaggggttgttggttgtgcGGACGAAGACTTCTGCGCTTGGTTTGGGGAAGCAGGGGAATAGGAGGTGGGTTTTGGAGGCGCAGATTGAGAACtcgggtggtgggggggagacgggggatggtgggggggaggtggtgtttatggaggagattggcttggagctggaaaaggggttgagggggagggatcTGAAtttctgggggaggggcagggggagggagaaggttgtGCTTAGggctggggaaggggaggaggtggtctttgttgttgaggaggagggggagtgggatgggaaggaggaggaggaggggaggagggtttttggggttttgcagattgggtggaggggggaggggggtgggagggggagtttggctacggggaggttggggaccAGGGTTTTGAGGCcgagggagggtggtgctgttaGTAAGGTGtga
- a CDS encoding hypothetical protein (COG:U; EggNog:ENOG503NXDK), translating into MDGNNTSAPLADYFWIAGIEDVKYDDEPASQLDVEDTIVEDEDGEAETDRSVATPSRATARHSRQNSANRLSVMSKLSLSGSEEPSQDDVEEKDITKSNRSSATIRPNPPPSLNTGLANGTNGTSGTNGFDLGSLGGGQGIGFDGFPADFDFDKALLKFAAERENFLDDLTFSAGARVQSRPPMVNPRTERLKAEDAESGRKSPLKSIRGSIRRKMSFRDMSSVRKQPMTPRAGSLASIRTAKRLSNYNSVIPPPEPLNLDPDMHPLKRRFEPVLLDRYPPRDASADDLARRGKFPDYVPMFAFPNDIQIVSSDDRPRSTWHGFTMTSDDNSKIYGITIIVWVALHAEVADEVEKRCERWRQRHMSNEERELAASLGGRLAAERAYLSQLLAKLGTVPSGSAARESLDEQISAVEEKIALMTEMLRPLRHGAASKIDGLTAGETGLWAPRAFGILGRDPAKMQFWKEWLRAVTVPMTDGAVLRIPPSSPKVGRWQPLERYVVNLCTEAFSPLSSLTQVELGVRELRLYARKEAANELPGSRSIDIYALFRCLSLENIVLLFEYAMSEGRIIFLSSHTGMLHLACHALANLLYPLKWASIFIPVLPARLISALEAPCPYIVGIERRYEKIELPDDDYVLVDLDKDSIDATHQAVSLPRQHRRKLLSLLQIAAPHRLRYGVTPGPPPYAIEAFPYDAYSAENETLFNPLPMKSSLGKWVSQNSSTFAEPDPPECIRTPLFNAFAQAKIDPSRMERPPTSKSSKGSPPSSVSPVSMNFPPMPITPISRSDSGFAATLREKRSGHFDERSRRSSSFGVDKQPPHPSMAHRPSLPFLNGHTQNMSISAISIDSQSSFGGYAPSTYAQSTIAASTIMPNMMVQPVKNTENTVWVEGHCFNWEPTETGSTCTVCDERSEGDGLYKCNGCDCLSHNRCLGFVSLVCPEAFHPDRVRAAFVRCLASLLYTYRKHLGRPTREQKGHGQLYAFDMDGFIRSLPYDQQEYATMMRDTQVFNEFIHERERQPQSDPAIRLFDEVILAKKARGKPTFSAGLSRLSTLRASHGLTPSYMGGGHNRQGAKVPSYLGDTSDHIWRTASVPVPSAKFSGDYRSVVTRVPVRLDPGLMKEPRAIQGVPSAGGMGGRKKVQRKQVASMLGAPAEFVVPK; encoded by the exons ATGGACGGCAACAATACTTCGGCTCCCCTTGCCGACTACTTCTGGATTGCAGGCATAGAAGACGTTAAATACGACGATGAACCAGCCTCCCAGTTGGACGTTGAGGACACCATcgtcgaggacgaggatggagaggcGGAGACCGACCGGTCGGTAGCGACGCCGTCGCGCGCCACGGCTCGTCACTCGCGCCAGAACTCGGCTAACCGTTTGTCCGTCATGTCTAAGCTCTCCCTATCCGGTAGCGAAGAACCATCTCAGGATGAcgttgaggagaaggacatTACCAAAAGTAACCGTAGCAGCGCAACCATCCGGCCGAACCCCCCGCCCAGCCTCAACACCGGCCTTGCCAACGGGACCAACGGCACCAGCGGCACCAACGGCTTTGATCTGGGAAGCTTGGGCGGAGGACAAGGCATTGGATTCGACGGATTCCCCGccgactttgactttgacaagGCCCTCCTCAAGTTTGCCGCCGAACGCGAGaacttcctcgacgacctgACCTTCAGCGCAGGCGCAAGGGTCCAGTCGAGACCGCCCATGGTAAACCCCAGGACCGAGAGACTCAAGGCCGAGGACGCCGAGAGCGGGAGAAAGAGCCCTCTGAAGAGCATCCGCGGCAGCATTCGCCGCAAGATGAGTTTTAGGGATATGAGCAGCGTGAGAAAGCAGCCAATGACTCCTCGAGCGG GATCACTAGCCTCTATCCGGACGGCGAAGCGCCTGAGCAACTACAACTCCGTCATCCCACCCCCGGAACCGCTAAACCTCGATCCAGACATGCACCCGCTTAAGAGGCGGTTTGAGCCAGTTCTACTTGATCGATATCCCCCGCGAGACGCCTCGGCCGACGACCTGGCCAGGAGAGGAAAGTTCCCCGACTACGTGCCCATGTTTGCCTTTCCCAACGACATCCAGATTGTCTCCTCGGACGACCGGCCTCGCTCGACCTGGCACGGATTCACCATGACGTCGGACGACAACTCCAAGATTTACGGCATTACCATCATTGTCTGGGTGGCACTGCACGCAGAGGTGGCGGACGAGGTCGAGAAGAGGTGCGAGCGATGGCGACAAAGACACATGAGCAACGAGGAAAGGGAGCTCGCTGCTAGTCTTGGCGGTCGTCTAGCCGCAGAGCGGGCGTATCTGTCACAGCTGCTCGCGAAGCTGGGTACCGTCCCCTCGGGATCGGCCGCCCGCGAGTCTCTGGACGAGCAGATTAGCGCGGTGGAGGAAAAGATCGCGCTCATGACGGAGATGCTGAGGCCGTTGAGGCATGGCGCGGCGTCCAAGATTGACGGTCTGACCGCCGGCGAGACGGGCCTCTGGGCTCCTAGGGCGTTTGGCATTTTGGGTAGAGATCCAGCCAAGATGCAGTTTTGGAAAGAATGGTTGCGAGCTGTCACAGTACCCATGACCGACGGCGCCGTTCTCCGGATCCCGCCGAGCTCGCCCAAGGTTGGACGCTGGCAGCCTTTGGAGCGCTATGTCGTGAACCTCTGCACCGAAGCTTTTAGCCCCCTCAGTTCTCTGACCCAGGTGGAGTTGGGCGTGCGAGAGCTGCGGCTGTATGCCCGCAAGGAGGCTGCCAATGAGCTTCCTGGATCGCGCAGTATTGATATCTACGCCCTGTTCAGATGCCTGTCTCTGGAAAACATCGTCCTGCTCTTCGAGTATGCCATGTCGGAAGGAcgcatcatcttcctctcaTCACACACTGGCATGCTGCACCTTGCCTGCCATGCGTTGGCCAATTTGCTGTACCCCTTGAAATGGGCTAGCATCTTTATTCCGGTCTTGCCTGCCCGACTCATCTCGGCCCTGGAAGCCCCTTGCCCCTATATTGTTGGTATTGAGAGACGCTACGAGAAGATTGAGCTTCCTGACGACGATTACGTCCTTGTGGACCTCGACAAAGACAGTATCGACGCCACACACCAAGCGGTCAGCCTGCCACGGCAGCACCGACGAAAGCTTCTCTCGCTCCTTCAGATCGCCGCTCCTCACAGACTGAGATATGGAGTCACACCGGGACCACCCCCATACGCAATCGAGGCCTTCCCATACGACGCATACTCGGCTGAAAACGAGACGCTGTTCAACCCCCTCCCGATGAAGAGCTCACTGGGCAAGTGGGTGTCGCAAAACTCATCCACCTTTGCCGAGCCAGATCCGCCAGAGTGCATCCGGACGCCGTTATTCAACGCTTTTGCCCAGGCCAAGATTGACCCTTCCAGGATGGAGCGACCGCCGACGTCCAAGTCCAGCAAGGGCAGCCCGCCGTCGTCTGTCTCGCCCGTGTCGATGAACTTTCCCCCCATGCCCATCACTCCCATCTCCAGGAGCGATTCCGGGTTTGCGGCTACGCTGAGGGAGAAGCGCTCTGGGCATTTTGACGAGAGGTCGAGGCGCAGCTCCTCGTTTGGGGTGGACAAGCAgcctccccatccttccaTGGCCCACCGCCCGAGCCTGCCTTTTCTGAACGGCCACACGCAGAACATGTCCATCTCGGCCATCTCGATCGACTCGCAGTCTTCGTTTGGGGGTTATGCGCCCTCGACGTATGCGCAGTCGACGATTGCTGCCTCGACCATCATGCCCAACATGATGGTGCAGCCGGTTAAAAATACGGAGAATACCGTTTGGGTAGAGGGGCACTGCTTCAACTGGGAGCCGACGGAGACGGGGTCTACGTGCACGGTGTGCGACGAGAGGTCGGAGGGGGATGGGCTGTATAAATGCAACGGGTGTGACTGTTTGAGTCACAACAGGTGCTTGGGGTTTGTGAGCCTGGTGTGCCCGGAGGCGTTCCATCCGGACAGGGTGAGGGCCGCGTTTGTGAGGTGTCTGGCTAGTTTGCTGTATACGTACCGGAAGCATTTGGGGAGGCCGACGAGGGAGCAGAAGGGGCATGGGCAGTTGTATGCGTTTGATATGGATGGGTTTATTAGGAGTTTACCGTATGATCAGCAGGAGTATGCTACTATGATGAGGGACACGCAGG TATTCAACGAATTCATCCACGAGCGCGAGAGACAACCGCAATCGGACCCAGCGATCCGCCTCTTTGACGAGGTCATtctggccaagaaggcgagggggaAGCCGACGTTTTCTGCTGGCCTGTCCCGTCTGTCCACTTTGAGGGCATCTCATGGGTTAACGCCCTCTTACATGGGCGGGGGACATAACCGTCAGGGAGCGAAAGTGCCGAGTTATTTGGGGGACACGAGCGATCATATCTGGAGGACGGCgtcggtgccggtgccgagCGCGAAGTTTTCGGGGGATTACAGGAGTGTGGTCACGAGGGTGCCGGTGAGGTTAGATCCGGGCTTGATGAAGGAGCCGAGGGCGATTCAAGGGGTTCCGAGCgcgggggggatgggggggaggaaaaaGGTGCAGAGGAAGCAGGTTGCTAGTATGCTGGGGGCGCCGGCGGAGTTTGTGGTGCCGAAGTAG
- the YPI1 gene encoding Type 1 phosphatases regulator ypi1 (COG:S; EggNog:ENOG503P744), whose amino-acid sequence MSSNDTPSHPTTQQHQREPRTGTISTTQTITTTSTSPQQAILRLRGAHAPSSRTVQWSEDVIDNEGLNRKKSKVCCIYHRPKGVDESSSESSSSDSSDSDSDSDGGKGDLDRQGKSDSGRRRVHNHNDDDKCNGHHHHHHSRGRKKNGDEGGSKRRKRKPSPNAYEKMPDYGIKPPGKGKDKDTSGDGGPMKA is encoded by the exons ATGTCCTCCAACGataccccctcccacccaacaacccaacagcaccaacGCGAACCCAGAACAGGCACCATATCAACCACCCAAACAatcaccacaacctcaacctccccccaacaagccatcctccgcctccgtGGTGCCCACGCCCCCAGTTCACGGACGGTGCAATGGTCAGAAGACGTCATAGACAATGAAGGTCTGAACCGCAAGAAGTCAAAAG TATGCTGCATCTACCACCGCCCCAAAGGCGTCGACGAATCctcctccgaatcctcctcctctgacTCTTCCGACTCCGACTCGGATTCCGATGGTGGAAAGGGTGACCTCGACCGACAAGGGAAATCAGATAGTGGGAGAAGACGTGTTCACAAtcacaacgacgacgacaagtGCAAcggacatcatcatcatcatcacagcaggggaaggaaaaagaacggggacgagggggggagtaaaagaagaaagagaaagcCGAGCCCGAATGCGTATGAGAAGATGCCTGATTATGGGATTAAACCGCctggaaaggggaaggatAAGGACACttctggagatggggggcCGATGAAGGCTTAG